GTCGATCCCGGCATACAGCGTAAGGAAGGCATGCGTGTTCACCAGAGTGTCCACTACCTTAGACTTCGTCTCCCCGACCAGACCGCGCGAGAACCGTTTGTTGTTCCACGGCGCACTGTCAGACAGAATGGCCCAGCGGAAGGCATCCGTGCCGTATTCGTTCATGATCTCCCAAGGGTCAATGACATTGCCTTTGGATTTGGACATCTTTTGGCCGTTCTCATCGAAAATATGGCCGTGGGCGATAACCGCCTTATACGGCGCCTTGCCTGTGAACAGGGTCGATACGGCCAGCAGGCTGTAGAACCAGCCGCGCGTCTGGTCGATCCCTTCGCAGATCATATCTGCCGGATACTGGTCCTCGAACCGGTCTTGATTCTCGAACGGATAATGACTCTGGGCGAACGGCATCGAGCCGCTGTCGAACCAGACGTCGATCACTTCAGGGGTGCGGACCATGATGCCGCCTTCGCTGAACGGGCTGCGCAGCTGAATATTATCCACGTACGGCTTATGCAGCTCGATATCCTCAGCCACCTCACCGATGGCCATTGCTCTCAGCTCGGCGATGCTGTGCGGCGCGAATTCCTTGCCGGTATCCTGACAGACCCATACGTTAAGCGGCGTACCCCAGTAGCGGTTACGGCTGATATTCCAGTCCACCAGCTCCTCCAGGAACTTGCCGAAGCGGCCTTCGCGCACATGGTCCGGGTACCAGTCCACACTGTTATTGTTGGCAATCAGCTGATCCTTGATCGCTGTCGTCTGGATGAACCAGCTGTCTGTTGCATAATAGAGCAGCGGGGTGTCGCAGCGCCAGCAGAACGGGTAGCTGTGCTCGTATTTCTCTTTATGGTAGAGCAGTCCGCGTTCAGACAGCACCTTCACGATATCCAGGTCACAATCCTTCACGAACCGTCCTGCAAAATCACTCACTACATCCGTATACTTGCCGGAAGTATCTACTACGTTCACAAAGCTGATCCCATTCTCGCGGCAGCTCTTATAGTCGTCTTCCCCGTGTGCCGGAGCCATATGTACGATCCCGGTACCGCTGGAATCCGTTACAAAAGAGGCTCCGACGATCACATTATGCTTCTCCGCCTTGATATAACCGAACGGCGGTGTATAGCTCTGGCCGATAAAGTCAGCGCCTGTGTGTGTAGACAGGATGGTGTACTCACCCTTCAGCACTTCGTCCACCAGATTCTTCGCCAGTACATACACGCCGTCTTCCTGCTGCGCACGCACATATTCCATAGCCGGATTCATCGCCAGCGCCATATGCGCCGGAAGCGTCCAAGGCGTAGTCGTCCAGGCCAGCACATAGTCGCCGCTGCCGTCCAGCTTGAACTTGGCGGTAGCACTCAGATCCTTAACTGTCTTATACCCCTGGGCTACTTCATGGGAGCTGAGGGTCGTCTGACAGCTCGGGCAGTACGGGCTGACGCGGTGACCCCGGTACATCAGGCCCTTCTCATGAACCGTAGCCAGGATGTTCCACACGCTCTCGATATACGTATTGTCCAGCGTTACATATGGATGATCCAGATCCGTCCAATAGCCGATCGCTTCCGTGAATTCCCGCCACTGCTTCTCATAGCCGAATACACTTTCCTTACATTCCTTGATGAACTTCTCCACACCGTATTCTTCGATATCCTGCTTACCGGAGATGCCGAGCTTCTTCTGCACCCCGAGCTCTACCGGCAGGCCGTGCGTATCCCAGCCCGCTTTGCGGATGACACGGAAGCCCTTCATGGTCTGGTAGCGGCCGATAAAATCCTTGATGACCCGGCCCAGCACGTGCCCGATATGCGGCACCCCGTTCGCCGTCGGCGGCCCTTCATAGAACACATAGTTCGGGCGTCCCTCGCGGTTCTCCATGGAGCGGCGGAATGTGTCCTCCTCGCTCCACTTTTTCAAGATCCGGACATCTCTGGCCCGGGCTTTTTCTTTGACGTCTACCTTATGCATGATGGTCAATCCCTTCGTTTAGTCTTAAACTTTATCGGATATCATCCGAGCCTTCTTCTTAAAAGATTTTAAAACTTTAAAGATTTTCGATCCCTCCCAAACCCTCCCTTCGCCAAGGGAGGGCCCCAAGGGCGCTGCCCTCTGGACACCCGAAATCAGTGCATCGTGCGAGGAGCGGGGGCAGTGGACGGGAAGGATTACTTCGGCGGAGTCCTCGGCCCTTCTTAGGCTGCCCTACGGGTACGCCTGCGGGGCCTTAACCGCGCTAATGCAGCATGAATCTTTAACTCAGGCCCACTGAAGATTGGATGAAAAGAAGCCACACCAACCGAGTAGGTCAGTCCTAGCGGACCGCAGAGCCGTTATATTCAAGAAAACAGCACTTTTGGCGAGCTAACGGACCCAGTCGACCTTATTGTCCTGCTAAGAACCATCTAGAAGCGAAATTTCCGGTAATAAGGGCTGTGGGGTCCTTTACTTGCCCTAATAGTAGCTTTCTTCCAAAATAAGAGCTCCTCAGTCCGTTACACCGTCCGGGCTGTGCCTGGGGTTCTTGCCGGGGGCTCTTGGCCCCTCGCTCGGGGCGCAGTTAAGGCCACGCAGGCGTTCCCGTAGGGGAGCCTAAGAAGGGCCGCTCCTTCCGCCAACAGAGTCCATTCCCTTCCGCCCACGCCACTCTTTCCACGGAGCACTTGCCTGCGGGTGTCCAGAGGGCGGCCAGCCCTTGGGGTCCCCCTTGTAAGGGGGATTTAGGGGGATGCCCACCACACAAAAATACGCCGCCCCGCCCCCAAAGGGGCGAGACAGCGCTCGCGATACCACCCTAATCTGCACTGCACGCACATCACAAGGGGTGTGGATTCAGTACAATCTCAGTCCGCAGGCAATAGACAACCATGCGGGTCCGGGATAACGTCCGGCAGACGGCGGAGCCTACACACGTATACACGCTTCAGCTTAGCTTCTAGGGGAGGATCTTCGGGTAAGGCGTGAACGATCGGCTCGCAGCAAGCACCGACTCTCTGGAGAACGTTACCTTATCGTACTTGTCCCGTCATCGAATTTAGATTCAATGGATACAGATATGTTCTAGTTATAGACGTTTTCGCCCCAATTGTCAAGGCAGATTACAGCAGCAGGTCCCAGTTCAGCGGGGTGCCGATGGGCAGATCGGTTCTTAAGCGTTTGCCGAGAAGCAAGTCATAATACTTGGGCGCGAGGCCGTAGCCGGGACGGATGACTCTGATGTTATCCGCAGTCAGCAGGTCCCCGGCCTTGATGTCCTTGGAAGTATAGACGGACCGTCTGAATTGCAGGGATTTCTCTTCTTCGGGGGTGGGACCGATGGAGACGCCGCCGAGTGCCCTCCAGGCCGTATTTGTCTCCCGGACCAGGGAAGCGAACTCTGCCGGCTCCAGGGAGAATGCAGCATCCACCCCGCCTTCTGCACGGTTCAGGGTAAAATGCTTTTCGATCACCGTACTGCCCAGCGCCACGCTTGCTACTGCTGCCCCTACGCCCAGGGTATGGTCGGACAGGCCCACCTGAGCACGGAAGACGTCGCGCAGATACGGAATGGTATTGAGGTTGGTATTCCCGGGTGAAGCCGGATAGCTGCTGGTGCATTTGAGCAGTATATATTCCCGGCAGCCTGCCCCGGTAATGGTGCGGACAGCCTGTTCAATATCTCCAAGCGAGGCCATCCCGGTGGAAATAATCATCGGCTTCCCTTTGGAGGCTACCTTACGCAGTAAGGGAATATCATTATTTTCAAAGGAAGCGATCTTGTAGCAGTCTACGCCGAGGGTCTCCAGGAATTCGAGCGAGGACTCATCGAACGGGGTGCTGAACGGAATCATCCCGAGCGCCCTGCACGAAGCAAAGATAGGCTCATGCCACTCCCAGGGCGTATACGCCTCAGCATACAGCTCATACAGCGATTTCCCCTTCCACAGTCCGTTCGATTCCCCAATCATGAAATCCTTATTCCGTAGATTAAGCGTCATGGTGTCCGGCGTATAGGTCTGGATTTTGAACGCATGTGCGCCCGCCCGGGCGGCGGCCTTAACGATTTCGAGCGCACGGTCCAGCGACTTATTATGATTACCGGACATCTCCGCGATCACAAAAGGCGGATGCCCGCTGCCGATGGTGCGGTTACCGATCTTTATTTCCTTCATGGCCTGTCGTTGCCTCCTCTGTCAGCCGTAGCCTGTGCTTCTCCCATTGCTCCCGGAACAGGGCCATCAAGACCACATCCACAGGCTGATGATTTCTGATCCGTTGTCTGCCTAACCTGCCTTCCTCTATGAAGCCTAGTTTGCGGTGATAGGACAAGCTCCGCTGATTGAAATCCAGAATTTGCGCACACACCTTACTTAGCTGCTCCACCTGGTAAATATGGTCCAGCGCCAAGATTCCCATCTTGGTGCCGGAGCCGGGGGGACAGCTCTTGTCCCCTATATAAAAGCCCCACTCACAGGTCTTGTGGACCTTGTCGATCTGTGAGAACTGCACGAAGCCTGCCGGTGTGTCCAGATAGTAACAGATTCGGACCACCCGGCTGATATCCTCCGCTATGGTATTCATCCAGTGAAGATGCTCTTCAAGCGGAATGATCCCGTCATGATTCATATAGGGCCTAATGTGATCGGCATTGCGCCATTCCCATATTAGCCTGCTATGCTCCTGGCTCAGCTTCTCAAGCCTATAGTCCCTTAGGTCTGCCATAGTCCCCTCCCATAATCCTGTCTATGACCTCATCCCATTTATCCTCGCCCATCAGGCGGAGCGCCTGCTCCGACATGGCCCGTACCCTGGCCGGGTCAGCCAGCATAGCCTTAAGACCCTGCTCAATTCCTTGGGCGGTCACCTCGTTACTCTTCCCCAGGCTGAATGCAGCCCCCCGCGCATGAACCAAGGCCGTGATCTCCCGCTGATTATCCGCCGTAATAATGCACAGCGAAGGCAGGCCCAGGTAACAGCGCTCCCAGGTCGTACTTCCGCCTGCTCCGATGGAGAGGTCCGCCTTCTGCATCAAGTCAGCCATGTAATCAACCTGACAATGGAAGCTGGCCTGTGGCATCGTGTCGCATAAGGCTGCGATGTCATCCTTGCGGCGGTTCATTCCGCCTGCTACGACATCCAGCTTCAGGTTAGCGAAGGCGGGACTTTGCAGCGCCTGTAAGGTTTTGAGAGTCTCCCCCGTAGGATCTGTGCCGCCAAAAAACACCAGAACCCTGCTTATGCTTCCGTCCCGTTCAGTCAGCCCCAGCTTAGCCGCGCGGAATTCCGGCCGCAGCAGCGTATAGCATGTGCCTGTCAATTTCGTGCAGTAAGCGG
This genomic interval from Paenibacillus sp. FSL H8-0332 contains the following:
- the pseH gene encoding UDP-4-amino-4,6-dideoxy-N-acetyl-beta-L-altrosamine N-acetyltransferase; translation: MADLRDYRLEKLSQEHSRLIWEWRNADHIRPYMNHDGIIPLEEHLHWMNTIAEDISRVVRICYYLDTPAGFVQFSQIDKVHKTCEWGFYIGDKSCPPGSGTKMGILALDHIYQVEQLSKVCAQILDFNQRSLSYHRKLGFIEEGRLGRQRIRNHQPVDVVLMALFREQWEKHRLRLTEEATTGHEGNKDR
- the ileS gene encoding isoleucine--tRNA ligase, which encodes MHKVDVKEKARARDVRILKKWSEEDTFRRSMENREGRPNYVFYEGPPTANGVPHIGHVLGRVIKDFIGRYQTMKGFRVIRKAGWDTHGLPVELGVQKKLGISGKQDIEEYGVEKFIKECKESVFGYEKQWREFTEAIGYWTDLDHPYVTLDNTYIESVWNILATVHEKGLMYRGHRVSPYCPSCQTTLSSHEVAQGYKTVKDLSATAKFKLDGSGDYVLAWTTTPWTLPAHMALAMNPAMEYVRAQQEDGVYVLAKNLVDEVLKGEYTILSTHTGADFIGQSYTPPFGYIKAEKHNVIVGASFVTDSSGTGIVHMAPAHGEDDYKSCRENGISFVNVVDTSGKYTDVVSDFAGRFVKDCDLDIVKVLSERGLLYHKEKYEHSYPFCWRCDTPLLYYATDSWFIQTTAIKDQLIANNNSVDWYPDHVREGRFGKFLEELVDWNISRNRYWGTPLNVWVCQDTGKEFAPHSIAELRAMAIGEVAEDIELHKPYVDNIQLRSPFSEGGIMVRTPEVIDVWFDSGSMPFAQSHYPFENQDRFEDQYPADMICEGIDQTRGWFYSLLAVSTLFTGKAPYKAVIAHGHIFDENGQKMSKSKGNVIDPWEIMNEYGTDAFRWAILSDSAPWNNKRFSRGLVGETKSKVVDTLVNTHAFLTLYAGIDGYDPADHPFKLSEHKLDRWILSRLNSLIVLLDKGLAVNDFVNTSKAIENFVDELSNWYIRRSRDRFWGSGLGEEKLDAYRTLTHVLLTTAKLMAPFTPMLSEDIFTNLGGGESVHLADYPAADENLIDLALEKDMEYARGIVELARNVRNESGIKTRQPLSELIASTPDDFNVADYEELIKEEINVKNIVIEHSDSGFVDFTLKLNLKVAGKKYGKSVGFLQGFLKAMDSDATRKAVQEGVIAIVSPDGEELQITSEELLVEKQAKPGFASASGYGLTVALNTEITPELVQEGWVREVVRAVQDYRKRLDLPIDKRIALTLHVDDELKAAVTAFEHVLRENVLVTTVDFDGDYTYETVDAGGKSIGIHIGA
- the pseG gene encoding UDP-2,4-diacetamido-2,4,6-trideoxy-beta-L-altropyranose hydrolase, translated to MVSTAANQKNIWIRADSSYSMGTGHIMRCLTLAGGLAARGGQITFICRELPGNLADYIRGQGYAVKLLPSPDDPSYAAFWLQVDWRTDALETVQRLEGAAPADCLIVDHYGIDKRWETWVQGKVKKIVAIDDLADRPHQCDLLLDPNPSAARDRYQGLLPAYCTKLTGTCYTLLRPEFRAAKLGLTERDGSISRVLVFFGGTDPTGETLKTLQALQSPAFANLKLDVVAGGMNRRKDDIAALCDTMPQASFHCQVDYMADLMQKADLSIGAGGSTTWERCYLGLPSLCIITADNQREITALVHARGAAFSLGKSNEVTAQGIEQGLKAMLADPARVRAMSEQALRLMGEDKWDEVIDRIMGGDYGRPKGL
- the pseI gene encoding pseudaminic acid synthase — protein: MKEIKIGNRTIGSGHPPFVIAEMSGNHNKSLDRALEIVKAAARAGAHAFKIQTYTPDTMTLNLRNKDFMIGESNGLWKGKSLYELYAEAYTPWEWHEPIFASCRALGMIPFSTPFDESSLEFLETLGVDCYKIASFENNDIPLLRKVASKGKPMIISTGMASLGDIEQAVRTITGAGCREYILLKCTSSYPASPGNTNLNTIPYLRDVFRAQVGLSDHTLGVGAAVASVALGSTVIEKHFTLNRAEGGVDAAFSLEPAEFASLVRETNTAWRALGGVSIGPTPEEEKSLQFRRSVYTSKDIKAGDLLTADNIRVIRPGYGLAPKYYDLLLGKRLRTDLPIGTPLNWDLLL